The proteins below are encoded in one region of Paraburkholderia aromaticivorans:
- a CDS encoding FUSC family protein, whose translation MIAAAFSRVADRLLAADPGLVRLHTALRVALACLLTGVASIAWTVSQGQPITLAAPGILFAMVAPLFVRDARRTAWFGTLFYLYLCACVCFAMASVLSRYPLAGDAGFLAVMFVGMLCQACGPRAIGCAMLAVVCFYLGLYLHPSTTHLVQSLLLSAFGPLMVALVGRVIMPMRAAASFRLAVHTVTLRASRVLHAPVAAHLSALNEAALSLEEQLALLNPSDAETIRERIVEVEVAAGQYAFASGPADDGVKASADVLRHAIARLREMAHRGDMRRVSSATASALVALTPAQRFADLRSKLCWLPATRATTAALLAMLIGHSLSPERWFWAVITTFVVFLGTRSRADTVYRGAQRLVGTLAGALVSVLLVAPLHDSPVLLVSAMVMCVFGWAYYILSAYAPGVFFITVLVGLVYGELGFAMGPLVEMRIEEVLVGCLVSFAVAILMMPLAATRHVEARLAAVLGALRDVVRLAGAGAQAADAVAAMRKLDRSWHDLRMALRPLQTQRVVVWNPDVELATGSLLCCLHWARVLNRPARRGGLQEAVALNAAAVDAAHVESIVARLDSLIARYSGVVVESPLFGSAECRQVTPAVAFDVAKAPAFAQLDGAVAQLFDRLTKPASDTRRVFNWALRGRSA comes from the coding sequence ATGATTGCTGCCGCGTTTTCGCGCGTCGCCGACCGCCTGCTAGCTGCGGACCCGGGACTCGTGCGCCTCCATACCGCGCTGCGCGTCGCGCTCGCCTGCCTGCTCACCGGCGTCGCCAGTATCGCGTGGACCGTTTCCCAAGGTCAGCCCATCACGCTCGCCGCGCCCGGCATCCTCTTTGCGATGGTCGCGCCGTTGTTCGTGCGCGATGCGCGGCGGACTGCCTGGTTCGGCACGCTCTTTTACCTCTATCTCTGCGCCTGCGTGTGCTTTGCTATGGCGAGCGTGTTGAGCCGTTATCCTCTGGCCGGCGATGCGGGCTTCCTCGCGGTGATGTTCGTCGGCATGTTGTGCCAGGCATGCGGACCGCGTGCAATAGGCTGCGCGATGCTGGCCGTGGTGTGTTTTTACCTGGGCCTGTATCTGCATCCCTCGACGACGCATCTCGTGCAGTCGCTTCTGCTGTCCGCTTTCGGCCCGTTGATGGTCGCGCTGGTGGGCCGCGTGATCATGCCGATGCGAGCCGCGGCGAGCTTTCGCCTCGCCGTTCATACGGTGACGCTGCGCGCGTCGCGTGTGCTTCACGCGCCGGTTGCCGCGCATCTCTCCGCGTTGAACGAAGCCGCGCTGTCGCTCGAAGAACAGTTGGCGCTGCTGAATCCGTCCGATGCGGAGACGATTCGTGAACGGATCGTCGAAGTGGAAGTGGCGGCTGGGCAGTATGCGTTCGCATCGGGACCCGCGGATGATGGCGTCAAGGCGAGCGCCGATGTATTGCGTCACGCGATTGCGCGGCTCAGGGAAATGGCACATCGAGGCGACATGCGACGCGTTTCTTCGGCAACAGCAAGTGCTTTAGTTGCGTTGACCCCGGCGCAGCGCTTCGCCGACTTGCGCAGCAAGCTCTGCTGGCTCCCCGCCACGCGCGCCACGACCGCTGCGTTGCTCGCGATGCTGATCGGCCATTCGCTTTCGCCTGAGCGCTGGTTCTGGGCGGTCATTACGACGTTCGTCGTGTTTCTCGGCACACGGTCGCGCGCGGATACGGTGTATCGCGGCGCGCAGCGCCTTGTTGGGACGCTCGCTGGAGCGCTCGTCAGCGTGTTGCTGGTCGCGCCGCTGCACGACTCGCCGGTGCTGCTCGTGAGCGCGATGGTGATGTGCGTGTTCGGCTGGGCTTACTACATCTTGAGCGCGTATGCGCCGGGGGTGTTTTTCATCACCGTGCTCGTCGGCTTGGTTTATGGCGAGTTGGGGTTCGCAATGGGGCCGTTGGTCGAAATGCGGATCGAAGAAGTGCTGGTGGGTTGCCTCGTGTCGTTCGCCGTCGCGATTCTGATGATGCCGCTGGCAGCGACGCGGCATGTCGAGGCGAGACTTGCGGCGGTGCTGGGCGCGTTACGCGACGTGGTGCGGCTCGCTGGGGCAGGCGCGCAAGCGGCTGATGCAGTTGCGGCGATGCGTAAGCTCGATCGCAGTTGGCACGATCTGCGGATGGCGCTGCGGCCGCTGCAGACGCAACGCGTGGTGGTGTGGAATCCGGATGTCGAACTGGCGACCGGGTCGCTGCTGTGTTGCCTGCATTGGGCGCGGGTGTTGAATCGGCCTGCGCGACGCGGTGGATTGCAAGAAGCGGTGGCGCTTAATGCGGCGGCGGTAGACGCGGCGCATGTCGAGTCGATCGTGGCGCGGCTGGATTCGTTGATCGCGCGATATAGCGGTGTGGTGGTGGAAAGTCCGCTTTTCGGTTCGGCTGAGTGCAGACAGGTGACGCCCGCCGTGGCTTTCGATGTCGCGAAAGCGCCGGCATTTGCGCAACTGGACGGCGCCGTCGCCCAGTTGTTCGACCGGCTGACAAAACCAGCGTCCGACACCCGGCGGGTGTTCAACTGGGCGTTGCGGGGGAGGAGCGCGTAA
- a CDS encoding MmgE/PrpD family protein — MNDHPSLTLATFAAQLDFDSIPHAVVERTVNLYVDWLGSALAGKGARPVETIARFARQAGGASNDGPCEVLIDRSRTTPYFAAMINGAASHFAEQDDVHNGSVFHPATVVFPVALALAQAHRKSGRDLIAAAVAGYEVGIRIGEFLGRSHYKVFHTTGTAGTVAAAATAGRLLGLSPMQMLDAFGSAGTQASGLWEFLRDAADSKQLHTAMAAASGLMAAQLAADGFKGATHILEGAQGMAAGMSSDADPARLVDRLGSRWATAETSFKYHAACRHTHPAADALLAVVQEHRLAPRDIAKVVAHVHQGAIDVLGAVVTPRTVHQAKFNMGTVLGLVAHHGYAGVTEFEQGFDADAIAAFRDNVEMAFDAEVDAAYPARWIGKVTVTTTDGRTFKGRVDEPKGDPGNTLSRDEIATKLHRLAAFSGAATEGEAARLLGNAWQIVGQTQVGSVFEAESNATVAA; from the coding sequence ATGAACGACCATCCCAGTCTGACGCTTGCCACCTTCGCCGCTCAGCTCGACTTCGACAGCATTCCGCACGCGGTGGTGGAGCGCACCGTCAACCTGTATGTCGACTGGCTCGGCTCGGCGTTGGCCGGCAAAGGCGCGCGGCCGGTCGAGACGATCGCGCGCTTCGCCCGCCAGGCCGGCGGCGCATCGAACGACGGCCCGTGCGAAGTGTTGATCGACCGCAGCCGCACCACGCCGTATTTCGCGGCGATGATCAACGGCGCGGCGTCGCACTTCGCCGAGCAGGACGACGTGCACAACGGCTCGGTGTTTCATCCCGCGACGGTCGTGTTTCCGGTGGCGCTTGCGCTGGCGCAGGCGCATCGCAAGTCAGGGCGCGACTTGATCGCGGCGGCGGTCGCGGGCTATGAAGTCGGCATCCGCATCGGCGAATTTTTGGGGCGCTCGCACTACAAGGTGTTTCACACCACGGGTACGGCGGGCACGGTGGCGGCGGCTGCAACAGCGGGACGGCTGCTCGGTTTGTCGCCGATGCAAATGCTCGACGCGTTCGGCTCGGCAGGCACGCAGGCAAGCGGCCTGTGGGAGTTTCTGCGCGATGCCGCCGACTCGAAGCAACTGCACACGGCCATGGCGGCGGCCAGCGGACTGATGGCCGCACAGCTTGCAGCCGACGGCTTCAAGGGCGCGACGCACATTCTCGAAGGCGCGCAAGGCATGGCGGCAGGCATGTCGAGCGACGCGGATCCCGCGCGTCTCGTCGACCGCCTGGGTAGCCGGTGGGCGACGGCGGAGACGTCGTTCAAGTATCACGCGGCGTGCCGTCACACGCATCCCGCCGCCGACGCGTTGCTCGCCGTGGTGCAGGAACACCGTCTCGCCCCGCGCGATATCGCGAAGGTCGTGGCGCACGTCCATCAAGGCGCAATCGATGTGCTCGGCGCGGTCGTCACGCCGCGCACCGTTCATCAGGCGAAGTTCAACATGGGCACGGTGTTGGGACTCGTCGCGCATCACGGTTATGCGGGCGTGACCGAATTCGAGCAAGGTTTCGACGCCGATGCGATCGCCGCCTTTCGCGACAACGTCGAGATGGCTTTCGACGCCGAAGTGGACGCCGCTTATCCCGCGCGCTGGATCGGCAAGGTGACGGTCACGACCACCGACGGCCGCACGTTCAAGGGCCGCGTCGACGAACCGAAAGGCGACCCAGGCAATACGCTGTCGCGCGATGAGATTGCCACCAAGCTGCATCGGCTGGCGGCATTTTCGGGCGCGGCCACCGAAGGCGAGGCCGCGCGATTGCTCGGCAACGCATGGCAGATTGTGGGCCAAACGCAGGTCGGGTCGGTGTTCGAAGCAGAGTCCAACGCGACGGTGGCCGCATGA
- a CDS encoding response regulator: MSRVLLVDDQPEALSALRAVLVGRGYTVATAADGAEAFERLQRTRVSAVVCDWRMPNMDGVELIESMQARSELASVPVILTSGSGEAPALPVKGFLRKPFALDKLLSLLAECESDAAMPAVC, encoded by the coding sequence ATGAGTCGCGTATTACTGGTCGATGACCAACCCGAGGCATTGTCCGCGCTGCGCGCCGTGCTGGTCGGCCGTGGTTACACGGTCGCCACGGCGGCGGATGGCGCCGAAGCTTTTGAACGACTGCAACGCACGCGCGTCAGCGCGGTGGTGTGCGACTGGCGCATGCCCAACATGGATGGCGTCGAACTGATCGAATCGATGCAGGCACGCAGTGAACTGGCTTCCGTCCCCGTCATTCTGACGAGCGGCAGCGGCGAAGCGCCCGCCTTGCCCGTCAAAGGCTTTCTCAGGAAACCATTCGCGCTGGACAAGCTGCTCTCGTTGCTGGCTGAATGCGAAAGCGATGCGGCGATGCCGGCCGTCTGCTGA
- a CDS encoding FAS1-like dehydratase domain-containing protein: protein MSASPQKLDDWLDKQEVLKDDITAFPLKAMAATLDREESGDSVPPLWHWLYFLPVAPMSEVGPDGHPKRGGFLPPVPLPRRMWAGGRLTFHAPLKVGEHATRTSTIANIEDKTGRSGRLVFVTVQHTIEAGGELKLEEEHDIVYRDAPQEGARPPQPQLAPEGETWRRTIDADAVMLFRYSALTFNGHRIHYDHPYVTEVEGYPGLIVHGPLIATLLVDLVRREQPHATLQSFAFKAVRPTFAGQAFTVCGKHSADGKIIDLWAKDHNGYLTMRATAAIA from the coding sequence ATGTCTGCTTCCCCGCAGAAACTCGACGACTGGCTCGACAAGCAGGAGGTGCTCAAAGACGACATCACCGCCTTTCCACTGAAGGCGATGGCCGCCACGCTCGATCGCGAAGAAAGCGGCGACAGCGTGCCGCCGCTGTGGCACTGGCTGTACTTTCTGCCAGTTGCGCCGATGTCCGAAGTCGGCCCGGACGGCCATCCGAAGCGCGGCGGGTTTCTGCCGCCTGTGCCGCTGCCGCGCCGCATGTGGGCTGGCGGCCGGCTGACCTTTCACGCGCCCCTCAAGGTGGGCGAGCATGCCACGCGGACTTCGACTATCGCCAATATCGAAGACAAGACCGGCCGGTCCGGCCGTCTCGTGTTCGTCACGGTGCAGCACACCATTGAAGCGGGCGGCGAACTGAAGCTCGAAGAGGAGCACGACATCGTCTATCGCGACGCGCCGCAGGAAGGCGCGCGGCCACCGCAGCCGCAGCTCGCACCGGAAGGCGAAACGTGGCGCCGCACGATCGACGCCGACGCCGTCATGCTGTTCCGCTACTCGGCGCTGACCTTCAACGGCCACCGCATTCACTACGACCATCCCTACGTCACGGAAGTCGAGGGCTATCCAGGCCTGATCGTTCACGGTCCGCTGATCGCGACGCTGCTAGTCGATCTGGTGCGCCGCGAGCAACCCCACGCCACGCTGCAAAGTTTCGCTTTCAAGGCGGTGCGTCCGACCTTCGCCGGCCAGGCTTTCACGGTGTGCGGCAAGCATTCCGCCGACGGCAAGATCATCGACTTGTGGGCCAAAGACCACAATGGCTATCTGACCATGCGCGCCACGGCCGCTATTGCCTGA
- a CDS encoding acyl-CoA dehydrogenase family protein has protein sequence MQTTQQDSFQDIREAVRDLCQQFSGEYFRKIDEARGYPEAFVDALTKAGWLAALIPQDFGGSGLGLTEASVIMEEINRAGGNSGACHGQMYNMGTLLRHGSEEQKHKYLPKIACGDLRLQSMGVTEPSTGTDTTKIKTTAERRGDRYVINGQKVWISRVQHSDLMILLARTTPLADVKKKSEGMSIFIVDLREAIGHGMTVQPILNMVNHETNELFFDNLEIPAENLIGEEGQGFKYILDGLNAERTLIAAECIGDGYWFVDKVTEYAKERIVFGRPIGQNQGVQFPIARSFINVEAASLMRFEAARRFDAHQPCGAQANMAKLLAADASWEAANACLQFHGGFGFACEYDVERKFRETRLYQVAPISTNLILSYVAEHILGLPRSF, from the coding sequence ATGCAAACCACGCAGCAGGATTCCTTTCAGGACATTCGCGAAGCCGTACGCGATCTGTGCCAGCAATTTTCCGGCGAGTACTTTCGCAAGATCGACGAGGCACGCGGTTATCCGGAAGCCTTCGTCGACGCGCTCACCAAGGCCGGCTGGCTGGCCGCGCTGATTCCGCAGGACTTCGGCGGCTCGGGGCTGGGGCTGACGGAAGCGTCGGTCATCATGGAAGAAATCAATCGCGCCGGCGGCAACTCGGGTGCCTGCCACGGCCAGATGTACAACATGGGCACGCTGTTGCGCCACGGTTCCGAAGAGCAGAAGCACAAGTATCTGCCGAAGATCGCGTGCGGTGACTTGCGTCTGCAATCCATGGGCGTGACCGAGCCGTCCACGGGCACGGACACCACGAAGATCAAGACCACCGCCGAGCGACGCGGAGACCGCTATGTGATCAACGGCCAGAAGGTGTGGATCTCGCGCGTGCAGCATTCGGATCTGATGATTCTCCTCGCGCGCACCACGCCGCTTGCGGACGTCAAGAAGAAATCGGAGGGCATGTCGATCTTTATCGTCGATCTGCGCGAAGCGATTGGTCACGGCATGACCGTGCAGCCGATTCTGAACATGGTCAATCACGAGACCAATGAACTGTTCTTCGACAACCTCGAAATCCCCGCCGAGAATCTGATTGGTGAAGAAGGGCAGGGCTTCAAGTACATCCTCGACGGGTTGAATGCGGAGCGCACGCTGATCGCCGCCGAATGTATCGGCGACGGTTACTGGTTCGTCGACAAGGTCACCGAGTATGCGAAAGAGCGCATCGTATTCGGCCGTCCGATCGGCCAGAACCAGGGTGTGCAATTTCCGATCGCGCGATCGTTCATCAATGTCGAGGCGGCCAGCCTGATGCGCTTCGAGGCGGCGCGCCGTTTCGATGCGCATCAACCGTGCGGCGCACAGGCGAATATGGCGAAGCTGCTCGCGGCTGACGCGTCCTGGGAAGCGGCCAACGCGTGTCTGCAATTCCACGGCGGCTTCGGCTTTGCTTGCGAGTACGACGTCGAGCGCAAATTCCGTGAGACGCGTCTTTACCAGGTCGCGCCGATTTCCACCAATCTGATTCTTTCGTACGTGGCCGAGCATATTCTCGGGCTGCCGCGTTCGTTCTGA
- a CDS encoding 2OG-Fe(II) oxygenase: MDTVAQGLQSHSLELALDLKAGAGQKPEVKGAEAGTRGSPAQRIGAIDWFDVEEELNAHGCAMLRNLLSSEECDALTALYPRDALFRSRVVMARHGFGRGEYKYFAYPLPPLIGDLRTALYPRLAPVANRWNEAMGIDVRYPAAHAEFIGRCHAAGQTRPTPLMLQYATDDYNCLHQDLYGEHVFPLQAAILLSEPGVDFTGGEFVMTEQRPRMQSRTEVVPLGKGDAVVFAVHHRPVQGTRGPYRVNLRHGVSRLRSGQRHTLGVIFHDAT, translated from the coding sequence ATGGATACGGTTGCACAGGGTTTGCAGTCGCACTCGCTGGAATTGGCGCTGGACTTGAAAGCTGGCGCGGGACAGAAGCCGGAGGTGAAAGGCGCTGAAGCGGGGACGCGTGGCTCGCCTGCGCAGCGTATCGGCGCGATCGACTGGTTCGATGTCGAAGAAGAATTGAACGCGCACGGCTGCGCGATGCTGCGCAATCTGCTCAGTTCGGAGGAATGCGATGCGCTGACTGCTCTCTATCCGCGCGATGCGTTGTTTCGTAGCCGCGTCGTGATGGCACGGCACGGTTTTGGCCGCGGCGAATACAAGTACTTCGCTTATCCGCTGCCGCCGTTGATCGGCGATTTGCGCACTGCGCTCTATCCGCGTCTCGCACCGGTGGCGAATCGCTGGAATGAGGCGATGGGGATCGACGTTCGGTATCCCGCCGCGCATGCGGAATTTATCGGGCGTTGCCACGCCGCCGGTCAGACGCGCCCCACGCCGCTGATGCTTCAATACGCCACCGACGACTACAACTGCCTGCATCAGGATCTCTACGGCGAACATGTATTCCCGCTGCAGGCCGCGATTCTGCTGTCCGAGCCCGGCGTGGACTTCACCGGCGGCGAATTCGTGATGACGGAGCAGCGTCCGCGCATGCAGTCGCGTACGGAAGTGGTGCCGCTCGGCAAGGGCGATGCGGTGGTGTTCGCGGTCCATCACCGGCCGGTTCAGGGGACGCGCGGTCCTTACCGGGTAAATCTGCGGCATGGCGTAAGCCGCTTGCGCTCGGGCCAACGGCATACGCTAGGGGTGATTTTCCACGACGCGACTTGA
- a CDS encoding MFS transporter gives MRRHNLATVNSGARLDRLPISRFHWNILGLIGAGAFLDAFDIYLANGALAAMIKSGFTDLRLGSFFISATFMGMMIGAGLSGYLGDRFGRRYSYQANLAIFGLASIAACFAPNIYWLILLRFIMGVGLGAELVVAAGTLCEFVPPATRGRWTSLLALIINSGLLGATAIGYWVIPHLGWRYMFAIAGIGALVVWFLRHRMPESPRWLETVGRLDEAEATVSAIERQVEARVGKLPPVVRVMSHEVPAAPFSALFARGMIGRTLVAALTCMAINMSLYGFVAWLPTFFVKEGLTIVQSLGFVLLMSFGAPAGAVVGYLVTDRIGRRNGIVLFSFVTIALGFVYVQMRAPAAISVVGFALVTAIYTVCTLGLFGYIPELFPTAHRLRGTGVAGTCGRAASMSTPYVALLLYTHFGVTGVLTMVGGVLLLLSVAILALRIETSQQTLEDISPDSDLTPAGELFEKSA, from the coding sequence ATGAGGAGACACAATTTGGCAACCGTCAATTCCGGGGCGCGGCTCGATCGCTTGCCCATCAGCCGTTTTCACTGGAACATTCTCGGCCTGATCGGCGCGGGCGCTTTCCTCGACGCATTCGATATCTATCTCGCCAACGGCGCGTTAGCCGCGATGATCAAGAGCGGCTTCACCGATCTGCGGCTCGGCTCGTTTTTCATCTCCGCGACTTTCATGGGCATGATGATCGGCGCGGGTCTGTCCGGTTATCTCGGCGACCGCTTCGGCCGGCGTTATTCGTATCAGGCGAACCTGGCGATCTTCGGTCTCGCGTCGATCGCCGCGTGTTTCGCGCCGAATATCTACTGGCTGATCCTGCTGCGTTTCATCATGGGCGTGGGGCTCGGCGCCGAACTGGTGGTGGCGGCCGGGACGCTGTGCGAATTCGTGCCGCCGGCCACGCGCGGACGCTGGACTTCGCTGCTCGCGTTGATCATCAATTCCGGCCTGCTCGGCGCGACCGCGATCGGCTACTGGGTGATTCCGCATCTCGGCTGGCGTTATATGTTTGCGATTGCCGGGATCGGTGCGCTCGTCGTGTGGTTTCTGCGCCATCGGATGCCGGAATCGCCGCGCTGGCTGGAGACGGTCGGACGGCTCGACGAAGCGGAGGCAACGGTGTCGGCGATCGAGCGGCAGGTCGAGGCGCGGGTCGGCAAGTTGCCGCCAGTGGTGCGCGTGATGAGTCACGAGGTGCCGGCCGCGCCGTTCTCCGCGCTGTTCGCGCGCGGCATGATCGGCCGCACGCTGGTGGCGGCGCTCACCTGCATGGCGATCAACATGTCGCTGTATGGATTCGTCGCGTGGTTGCCGACGTTCTTCGTCAAAGAAGGACTGACGATCGTCCAGTCGCTGGGATTCGTACTGTTGATGTCGTTCGGCGCACCGGCTGGCGCGGTGGTCGGGTATCTGGTCACGGACCGGATCGGCCGGCGTAACGGCATCGTGCTGTTCTCGTTCGTGACGATCGCGCTCGGGTTCGTGTACGTGCAGATGCGGGCGCCAGCGGCGATTTCCGTCGTGGGGTTCGCGCTGGTGACGGCGATCTATACGGTTTGCACGCTCGGATTGTTCGGCTATATCCCGGAGTTGTTTCCGACCGCGCATCGGTTGCGGGGGACGGGTGTCGCCGGCACCTGCGGACGCGCCGCCTCCATGTCGACGCCTTATGTGGCGCTGCTGTTGTACACGCACTTCGGCGTGACGGGCGTGCTGACGATGGTCGGCGGAGTTCTGCTGTTGCTGAGCGTGGCGATCCTCGCGCTGCGGATCGAAACGAGTCAGCAGACGCTCGAGGACATCTCGCCCGATTCCGATCTGACGCCGGCCGGAGAGTTGTTTGAGAAGTCGGCATAG
- a CDS encoding HpcH/HpaI aldolase/citrate lyase family protein, whose protein sequence is MSAALPRSYLFVPGNRPERFEKAYAAGADAVILDLEDAVQPDEKPAARAAVLAAVSSDASRPAWVRINGSDTPWFNGDVAALAGQPGVAGIVLPKAETREQIEAVLATAHATLSVLPIVETARGFASLAVLCAAPRVQRIVFGTLDFQIDLGIDGDGEELHLFRSQIVLASRLAGIGAPVDGVSTTITDTDAIEADARRGRRFGFGGKLCIHPKQIDAVHRAYAWSDADKAWAQRVLAAVETSHGAAVAVDGKMVDMPVILKAQRILAGA, encoded by the coding sequence ATGAGCGCCGCACTGCCGCGCTCCTATCTGTTCGTGCCGGGCAACCGTCCTGAGCGCTTCGAAAAAGCGTACGCGGCCGGCGCGGACGCGGTGATTCTCGATCTCGAAGATGCCGTGCAGCCCGATGAAAAACCGGCGGCGCGCGCGGCGGTACTAGCCGCTGTATCGAGCGATGCATCACGGCCCGCGTGGGTGCGCATCAACGGCTCGGACACGCCCTGGTTCAACGGGGACGTCGCGGCGCTGGCCGGACAGCCGGGTGTCGCCGGGATCGTGTTGCCTAAAGCGGAGACGCGTGAACAGATCGAAGCCGTGCTGGCGACGGCGCATGCCACATTGAGCGTGTTGCCGATCGTTGAAACGGCGCGTGGGTTTGCGAGCCTCGCGGTGTTGTGCGCCGCGCCGCGCGTGCAGCGCATCGTGTTCGGCACGCTGGATTTTCAGATCGATCTCGGTATCGATGGCGATGGCGAGGAACTGCATCTGTTCCGCTCACAGATCGTGCTGGCTTCGCGGCTTGCCGGAATCGGCGCGCCGGTGGACGGCGTGTCGACCACCATCACCGATACCGACGCCATCGAAGCCGACGCGCGTCGCGGCCGACGCTTCGGCTTCGGCGGCAAGCTGTGCATTCATCCGAAGCAGATCGATGCGGTGCATCGCGCGTACGCGTGGAGCGACGCGGACAAGGCATGGGCGCAACGCGTACTGGCCGCGGTGGAAACGAGCCACGGCGCGGCGGTGGCGGTGGACGGCAAGATGGTCGATATGCCGGTGATCCTGAAGGCGCAAAGGATCCTCGCGGGCGCATAG
- a CDS encoding CaiB/BaiF CoA transferase family protein, with translation MRPLDGIKVVTLEHAIAAPFCTRQLADLGARVIKIERPGVGDFARGYDERVHGLSSHFVWTNRSKESLALDLKQPAAAEILDALVAHADVLVQNLAPGAADRLGLGYDTLSKKYPKLIVCDISGYGSDGPYRDKKAYDLLIQSESGFLSITGSPGEPAKAGCSIADIAAGMYAYSNILSALLMRGRTGRGCRIDVSMLESMVEWMGYPLYYAIDGQTPPALSGAAHATIYPYGPFPAGDGKTVMLGLQNEREWKLFCERVLMQPELATDERFNSNSKRTSARDALREVIVAAFAKLSAAQVIERLDSAGIANAQMNSLGDVWAHPQLKARERWHEVGTAAGVVPALLPPGLPTDVEPRMDPVPALGEHTDAILRELGYDSARIDALRAAGTI, from the coding sequence ATGAGACCACTCGACGGTATCAAAGTCGTCACGCTCGAACACGCGATCGCCGCGCCGTTCTGTACGCGTCAACTCGCGGATCTCGGCGCGCGGGTGATCAAGATCGAGCGGCCCGGCGTCGGCGACTTTGCGCGCGGCTACGACGAGCGCGTGCATGGACTGTCATCGCATTTCGTCTGGACCAATCGCTCGAAGGAAAGTCTTGCGCTCGATCTGAAACAGCCTGCCGCGGCGGAGATTCTCGACGCCTTGGTCGCCCACGCGGACGTACTCGTGCAGAACCTCGCGCCCGGTGCCGCGGACCGGCTCGGTCTCGGTTACGACACGCTGAGCAAGAAGTATCCGAAGCTGATCGTCTGCGATATTTCCGGCTATGGTTCCGACGGCCCGTACCGCGACAAGAAAGCCTACGACCTGCTGATCCAGAGCGAATCGGGTTTTCTGTCGATCACCGGTTCGCCGGGCGAGCCGGCCAAGGCCGGATGTTCGATTGCGGATATTGCGGCCGGCATGTACGCGTACTCGAACATTTTGAGTGCGCTGCTGATGCGTGGCCGCACGGGGCGCGGTTGCCGCATCGACGTGTCGATGCTGGAGAGCATGGTCGAGTGGATGGGTTATCCGCTCTATTACGCGATCGACGGTCAAACGCCGCCCGCGCTCTCCGGCGCGGCGCACGCCACGATCTACCCATACGGACCGTTCCCCGCCGGTGACGGCAAGACGGTGATGCTAGGTCTGCAAAACGAACGCGAATGGAAGCTCTTTTGTGAACGTGTATTGATGCAGCCGGAACTCGCTACCGACGAGCGCTTCAACTCGAACTCGAAACGCACGTCGGCGCGTGACGCCTTGCGCGAGGTGATCGTCGCGGCCTTTGCGAAGCTGAGCGCGGCGCAGGTCATCGAACGGCTCGATAGCGCCGGCATCGCCAACGCGCAAATGAACTCGCTCGGCGATGTGTGGGCGCATCCGCAATTGAAGGCGCGCGAGCGCTGGCATGAAGTCGGCACGGCGGCGGGCGTGGTGCCCGCCTTGTTGCCGCCGGGTTTGCCGACGGATGTCGAGCCGCGCATGGACCCGGTTCCCGCGCTCGGTGAGCACACCGACGCGATCCTGCGCGAACTCGGCTACGACAGCGCGCGTATCGACGCGCTGCGAGCCGCCGGCACGATCTGA